A window of Sulfurimonas gotlandica GD1 contains these coding sequences:
- a CDS encoding 3'-5' exonuclease translates to MFFSFINDLKAKANRSKLNDKEYEFLFEEDTSGEYVVFDTETTGLNPKKDEILSIGAVKIKDNKILTSQTFEVFIKNSGEISSKSIEIHRIRPIDLENAKTTEIAIREFLNFIGSRPLIGYYLEFDVNMINKYIKPMLGVTLPNKKIEVSEIYFDKTISLIPQGNIDLRFDTILKKCDVPDMGAHNAVNDAIMTAMIYLKLTKEK, encoded by the coding sequence ATGTTTTTTTCTTTTATTAACGATTTAAAAGCAAAAGCAAATCGTTCAAAGCTCAATGATAAAGAGTATGAGTTCTTGTTCGAAGAAGATACGAGTGGTGAATATGTTGTTTTTGATACAGAGACAACAGGTCTAAATCCAAAGAAAGATGAGATACTTTCTATTGGAGCCGTAAAGATAAAAGATAATAAAATTCTTACTTCACAAACTTTTGAAGTTTTTATAAAAAATTCTGGTGAAATCAGCTCAAAAAGTATTGAAATTCATAGAATTCGTCCTATAGATTTAGAAAATGCTAAAACAACAGAGATAGCTATACGAGAGTTCTTAAATTTTATAGGTTCACGCCCGTTAATAGGGTATTATCTAGAGTTCGATGTAAACATGATTAACAAGTATATAAAGCCAATGTTGGGAGTAACTCTTCCAAACAAAAAGATAGAAGTATCTGAAATTTACTTTGATAAAACAATTTCTTTAATTCCACAAGGAAATATTGATTTACGATTCGATACAATCTTAAAAAAGTGTGATGTTCCTGATATGGGAGCACACAATGCTGTAAATGATGCAATTATGACAGCAATGATATATTTAAAATTAACAAAGGAAAAATAA
- a CDS encoding putative nucleotidyltransferase substrate binding domain-containing protein, translating to MSILDQRKLIESIHPFELLSTTTLDNLMKKIDIAYYPKDTLLISKNLPSIAFYIIIKGSVTESIDDEIHNVYSHGDTFDADALIYGKCEGKFFVDEDLICYEIKKDDFLELMQNKKVQSYFLQDFVTRHQHLKNYDMQSDLSGFLIAKVSDMFLHKACVVEHNESIYSALKKQEDLKAHVIIVKHDDDYCIVTDSDLRTHVLLGGIDIQEDISKIATKGLISIDIEDFLFNALLIMTHSEIKRVVVMKNNEILGVLEQLDLLSYFANHSHLVAVQIDKAKTIDDLKALQEDLKNLITTLRVKGVKVRYITKLVSTLNLKVYKKVFDMCVDKELQTDCALLVMGSEGRDEQTVKSDQDNALVVRDGIDVELYREPMMKLNSYLLELGFPKCLGNVMVSNEFWRRNVTGYKSLINEWSTSMSDSDVQNLSIFVDAKCVAGDIELLNELTRYLHQHFHQRDDVLAHIAKAVLYFDTPLSLFSGFVLEKEHQNKLDLKKGGAFALVHGVRTLCLQYEITQTNTIERIKELNNKGVIDKNFATELIESFDTISSIRLKAMLEAKSIEDSNYINPKNLEKIQRDLLKDSFKIINKFKKFMVFHFHLNMVA from the coding sequence TTGAGTATTTTAGATCAGCGAAAACTTATTGAGTCTATACATCCATTTGAACTATTAAGTACAACCACGCTCGATAATCTTATGAAAAAAATAGATATAGCCTACTACCCGAAAGATACACTTCTTATTTCTAAAAACCTCCCTTCAATCGCTTTTTATATTATTATTAAAGGTTCTGTTACAGAGTCAATTGATGACGAAATTCATAATGTATATTCGCATGGAGATACATTTGATGCAGATGCTTTAATCTATGGTAAATGTGAAGGAAAGTTTTTTGTAGATGAAGATCTTATCTGTTATGAGATAAAAAAAGATGATTTTTTAGAACTAATGCAGAACAAAAAAGTACAAAGCTATTTCTTACAAGATTTTGTTACTCGCCATCAGCATCTTAAAAACTACGATATGCAAAGTGATCTATCTGGATTTTTAATAGCAAAAGTATCAGATATGTTTTTACATAAAGCTTGTGTTGTTGAGCATAATGAAAGCATATACAGTGCTTTAAAAAAACAAGAAGATTTAAAAGCTCATGTGATTATTGTCAAACATGATGATGACTACTGCATTGTTACAGACAGTGATCTTAGAACTCACGTACTTCTAGGTGGGATTGATATTCAAGAAGACATTAGCAAGATAGCTACTAAAGGACTTATAAGTATTGATATAGAAGATTTTTTATTTAATGCTCTTTTGATAATGACTCATAGTGAGATAAAAAGAGTTGTTGTAATGAAAAATAATGAAATACTAGGCGTTCTTGAACAGTTGGATCTACTTAGTTACTTCGCCAACCACTCCCATCTTGTAGCAGTTCAAATCGATAAGGCTAAAACTATCGATGATTTAAAAGCTCTTCAAGAAGATTTAAAAAATCTTATTACTACACTCAGAGTTAAGGGTGTAAAAGTAAGATATATTACAAAACTGGTATCAACACTAAACCTTAAAGTTTATAAAAAAGTTTTTGATATGTGTGTTGATAAAGAACTACAAACAGATTGTGCTCTTCTGGTTATGGGAAGCGAGGGTCGTGATGAGCAGACAGTAAAATCTGATCAAGACAATGCGCTTGTTGTAAGAGATGGAATTGATGTAGAACTTTATCGTGAACCAATGATGAAATTAAACTCTTACTTGCTAGAATTAGGTTTTCCTAAATGTCTTGGAAATGTGATGGTTAGCAATGAGTTTTGGAGAAGAAACGTAACTGGCTATAAAAGTTTAATAAATGAATGGTCTACCAGTATGAGTGATTCAGATGTTCAAAATCTCAGTATATTTGTAGATGCAAAATGTGTGGCAGGAGATATAGAACTTCTGAATGAGTTGACTAGATATCTTCACCAGCATTTTCATCAAAGAGATGATGTACTGGCTCACATAGCGAAAGCTGTACTCTATTTTGACACTCCGCTTTCACTATTTTCAGGATTTGTTCTAGAAAAAGAGCATCAGAATAAATTAGACTTAAAAAAAGGAGGGGCATTTGCACTTGTTCATGGAGTTAGAACTCTATGTTTGCAATATGAAATTACTCAAACAAACACAATAGAAAGAATTAAAGAACTAAACAATAAAGGGGTCATTGATAAGAATTTTGCAACAGAGCTTATAGAGAGTTTTGATACTATAAGTTCTATTCGTTTAAAAGCGATGTTAGAAGCAAAATCTATTGAAGACAGCAACTATATAAATCCAAAAAATCTTGAAAAGATTCAGAGAGATTTATTAAAAGACAGTTTTAAAATTATAAATAAGTTTAAAAAGTTTATGGTTTTTCACTTTCATTTAAATATGGTTGCATAA
- a CDS encoding cation acetate symporter, producing MNMNRIFLFLILGTIAVFASGAIEGAVEKQSLNMSAIVMFLLFVGGTLGITYWAAKRTKSAKDFYTAGGGITGFQNGMAIAGDYMSAASFLGISGLVYAKGYDGLIYSIGFLVGWPIILFMIAEPLRNLGKYTFADVASYRLRQTPIRSLAASGSIATVILYLIAQMVGSGKLIQLLFGLQYEVAVILVGVLMILYVTFGGMLATTWVQIIKAFLLLSGATFMALAVMAHYDFSFGSLFAQAVEMKGIDIMSPGGLVSDPVSAISLAVALMFGTAGLPHILMRFFTVADAKEARKSVFYATGFIGYFYILTFIIGFGAIVMVFKNPQYLDMAKEAVSGGSPILGGNNMAAIHLSHAVGGDFFLGFISAVAFATILAVVSGLTLAGASAISHDLYASVIKKGKADGLAEMKVSKIATIILGIVAIIMGIMFEKQNIAFVVGLAFAIAASANFPILFLSMYWKKLTTRGAVIGGSIGLATAVLLVILGPIVWVQILGNAEAIFPYKYPALFSVTAAFVSIWFFSITDKSHNAAAEIEAFEAQYIRSQTGIGAEGASEH from the coding sequence ATGAATATGAATAGAATATTTTTATTTTTAATACTGGGAACAATCGCTGTATTTGCATCTGGAGCAATTGAAGGTGCAGTTGAAAAACAATCACTTAATATGTCTGCTATCGTTATGTTCTTGCTATTTGTCGGTGGTACTTTAGGTATTACTTACTGGGCAGCTAAAAGAACAAAATCTGCAAAAGATTTCTACACTGCTGGTGGTGGAATCACAGGTTTTCAAAATGGTATGGCTATCGCTGGTGATTATATGTCAGCTGCGTCGTTCTTAGGAATTTCTGGTCTTGTTTACGCAAAAGGATATGATGGTCTTATCTATTCTATTGGTTTTTTAGTTGGTTGGCCGATTATTCTTTTTATGATTGCTGAGCCTCTAAGAAACTTAGGTAAATATACTTTTGCTGATGTTGCTTCTTATAGACTTCGTCAAACTCCAATCCGTTCTTTAGCGGCATCTGGTTCAATCGCAACAGTTATTCTTTACCTAATCGCTCAAATGGTTGGTTCTGGTAAACTTATTCAACTTTTATTTGGTCTTCAGTATGAAGTCGCGGTAATTCTTGTTGGTGTTCTTATGATTCTTTATGTAACATTTGGTGGTATGCTTGCTACTACATGGGTACAAATCATTAAAGCATTCTTACTACTTTCAGGTGCAACATTTATGGCATTAGCTGTTATGGCACACTATGACTTTAGTTTTGGTTCACTTTTTGCTCAAGCTGTTGAGATGAAAGGTATTGATATTATGAGCCCTGGTGGACTTGTAAGCGATCCTGTTTCAGCTATTTCGCTTGCGGTAGCTCTTATGTTTGGTACAGCTGGTCTACCTCATATTCTTATGAGATTTTTCACAGTTGCTGATGCTAAAGAAGCTCGTAAATCAGTTTTTTATGCAACAGGTTTTATTGGTTATTTCTATATTTTAACTTTTATCATCGGTTTTGGTGCAATAGTTATGGTATTTAAAAATCCACAATACTTAGATATGGCTAAAGAAGCTGTTAGCGGTGGTTCACCAATTCTTGGTGGAAATAACATGGCTGCAATTCACTTATCACACGCTGTTGGTGGAGATTTCTTCCTAGGCTTTATTTCAGCTGTTGCATTTGCAACTATCTTAGCTGTTGTGTCTGGTCTTACTCTAGCTGGTGCATCTGCAATTTCGCATGACCTTTATGCTTCAGTAATCAAAAAAGGTAAAGCAGATGGCTTAGCTGAAATGAAAGTTTCTAAAATTGCTACTATCATTTTAGGTATTGTTGCTATTATCATGGGTATTATGTTTGAAAAACAAAATATCGCGTTCGTTGTTGGTCTTGCTTTTGCTATTGCTGCATCTGCTAACTTCCCAATTTTATTCCTTTCTATGTACTGGAAAAAACTTACAACTCGTGGTGCTGTAATTGGTGGTTCTATAGGACTGGCAACTGCTGTTTTACTTGTAATACTTGGTCCAATTGTATGGGTACAAATTTTAGGAAATGCAGAAGCAATTTTCCCTTATAAATATCCAGCATTGTTCTCTGTAACTGCTGCATTTGTAAGTATTTGGTTCTTCTCTATTACTGATAAGAGTCATAATGCTGCGGCAGAAATCGAAGCATTTGAAGCTCAATATATAAGAAGTCAAACTGGTATAGGCGCTGAGGGTGCATCTGAGCATTAA
- a CDS encoding DUF485 domain-containing protein — MNKELVDKIKANPDYQELVSKRSGFAIKLSIAMLVVYFTFILTIAFNPSALGTPLSSDSVTTVGIPLGMAIIVFAFILTGIYTKRANGEFDDLNNKIKQSIKED; from the coding sequence ATGAACAAAGAACTTGTTGATAAAATCAAGGCAAATCCGGATTATCAGGAACTAGTATCTAAAAGATCTGGTTTCGCGATAAAACTATCAATTGCTATGTTAGTGGTGTATTTTACATTTATTCTAACAATAGCATTCAACCCATCAGCACTAGGGACTCCTCTATCTTCTGATTCAGTAACAACTGTTGGTATTCCTTTAGGGATGGCAATTATCGTTTTCGCATTTATCTTAACTGGTATATATACTAAACGTGCAAACGGTGAGTTTGATGACTTAAATAATAAAATCAAACAAAGCATAAAGGAAGACTAA
- a CDS encoding OprD family outer membrane porin — MKKHIALSAIVVGLLGSVNVQAAEDLSTMFSEGKTSGQIRTFYINRDDNTKAGNQIATAVGGHLKYETAAYKGLSLGAAFHTTNRILQGLEDDVMGPNTTLLKNDGSSYSILGEAFIQYNAKDLGTKTTFKMGRQMLNTPLAGADDARMIPNMFEAYVLTNSDISNTTVVAAHVTKFAAGTFANAYNGGIVGATGGYTSVAGNTAKYQGEFTNMGTWAVGKETAGVSTVGAIFKNDNFKVQLWDYYAYDILNAVYAQVDAKWKCLLSDSVKPFASVQFIKEDGMGSVASVKDIDSMYWGAKVGAGIGGFKAYVAYSQQSDAEAGKSLENSTITPWGGMPAFTQGMVTRHMFLAGTKATKVAATYSFKEHGVNLSATGYYASFDMDANSGYGTARTAKEPGFDVIYYPDVVKKLQLRVRGNFPTDFGDNRDWSEYRFIANYNF, encoded by the coding sequence ATGAAAAAACATATAGCATTAAGTGCAATTGTAGTAGGACTTTTAGGTTCTGTTAATGTTCAAGCGGCTGAAGACTTGAGTACAATGTTTAGTGAAGGTAAAACAAGCGGTCAAATCCGTACTTTTTACATTAATCGTGATGATAATACTAAAGCTGGTAATCAAATAGCTACAGCTGTCGGTGGACATTTAAAGTATGAAACAGCAGCATACAAAGGTTTAAGCCTTGGAGCAGCATTCCATACAACTAACCGTATTCTGCAAGGTTTAGAAGACGATGTAATGGGACCAAATACTACGTTATTAAAAAATGACGGTTCATCTTATTCAATTTTAGGTGAAGCATTTATTCAATACAACGCTAAAGATTTAGGAACGAAGACTACATTTAAAATGGGTCGTCAAATGTTAAATACACCATTAGCTGGTGCAGATGACGCTAGAATGATTCCAAATATGTTTGAAGCATATGTTTTAACTAATAGTGATATATCTAATACAACTGTAGTAGCAGCTCATGTTACTAAATTTGCTGCAGGTACATTTGCCAATGCTTATAATGGTGGTATTGTAGGTGCTACAGGTGGTTATACTTCAGTTGCAGGTAATACAGCAAAGTATCAAGGTGAATTTACTAACATGGGTACATGGGCAGTTGGAAAAGAGACAGCTGGTGTATCTACTGTTGGTGCAATTTTTAAAAATGACAACTTTAAAGTTCAACTATGGGATTACTACGCTTACGATATTTTGAATGCAGTATATGCACAAGTAGATGCTAAATGGAAATGTTTATTAAGTGATTCAGTTAAACCGTTTGCATCTGTTCAGTTCATTAAAGAAGACGGAATGGGTTCAGTTGCATCTGTTAAAGATATAGATAGTATGTATTGGGGCGCTAAAGTTGGTGCTGGAATCGGTGGATTTAAAGCATATGTTGCATATTCTCAGCAGAGTGATGCAGAAGCAGGAAAGTCATTAGAAAACTCAACTATTACTCCATGGGGTGGTATGCCGGCATTTACTCAAGGTATGGTTACACGCCACATGTTCTTAGCTGGAACTAAAGCTACTAAAGTTGCTGCAACTTATAGTTTCAAAGAACACGGAGTTAATTTATCTGCTACTGGTTACTATGCTTCATTTGATATGGATGCAAATAGTGGATATGGTACTGCTAGAACAGCTAAAGAACCTGGTTTTGATGTTATATATTATCCAGATGTTGTTAAAAAACTTCAGTTACGTGTTCGTGGAAACTTTCCAACAGATTTTGGTGATAACAGAGACTGGTCAGAGTATAGATTTATAGCTAACTATAATTTCTAG